In one window of Nocardioides panacisoli DNA:
- a CDS encoding Zn-ribbon domain-containing OB-fold protein — protein MSRTLQAPVTVAFDYTRSTGPVLGRFLTGLHDRRVVGGVLADGRVAVPPPEFDPTTHEPVTEFADVGESGTVTSWTWVSEPVKGQPLDRPFAFALVTLDGADTPLLHAVAVDSPEAMATGMRVRARWAEEPTGGINDLAWFEPESADAGPSPTPADSLEEDLTGIITPVSLDYSYAASPEESAFFRGLAEGRIVGQRCPQCTKVYVPPRSACPVDGIPTEEEVELAHTGTVTTFCIVNVPFLGQQIDPPYVSAYILLDGADIALQHLILDIPAEEVRMGMRVTAVWKPREEWTTSVENISHFAPADEPDADYETYRHHL, from the coding sequence ATGAGTCGCACGCTGCAGGCACCGGTCACGGTGGCCTTCGACTACACCCGTTCCACCGGACCGGTCCTCGGTCGCTTCCTCACCGGCCTCCACGACCGCCGCGTCGTGGGCGGGGTGCTCGCCGACGGCCGGGTCGCCGTGCCGCCCCCCGAGTTCGACCCCACGACGCACGAGCCCGTGACCGAGTTCGCCGACGTCGGCGAGAGCGGCACGGTCACCTCGTGGACCTGGGTCAGCGAGCCGGTCAAGGGCCAGCCGTTGGACCGCCCCTTCGCCTTCGCCCTGGTCACGCTCGACGGCGCCGACACCCCGCTGCTCCACGCCGTGGCGGTCGACTCGCCCGAGGCGATGGCGACCGGCATGCGGGTGCGGGCCCGGTGGGCCGAGGAACCCACCGGCGGCATCAACGACCTCGCCTGGTTCGAGCCCGAGTCCGCGGACGCAGGGCCGTCCCCGACGCCGGCCGACTCGCTCGAGGAGGACCTGACCGGCATCATCACCCCGGTCAGCCTCGACTACTCCTACGCGGCGTCACCGGAGGAGTCGGCCTTCTTCCGCGGGCTCGCCGAGGGCCGCATCGTCGGCCAGCGGTGTCCCCAGTGCACCAAGGTCTACGTGCCGCCCCGCAGCGCCTGCCCGGTGGACGGCATCCCCACCGAGGAGGAGGTGGAGCTGGCCCACACCGGCACGGTCACGACCTTCTGCATCGTCAACGTGCCCTTCCTGGGCCAGCAGATCGACCCGCCGTACGTGTCGGCGTACATCCTCCTCGACGGCGCGGACATCGCGCTGCAACACCTCATCCTCGACATCCCGGCGGAGGAGGTCCGCATGGGCATGCGCGTGACCGCGGTGTGGAAGCCGCGCGAGGAGTGGACCACCTCGGTGGAGAACATCAGCCACTTCGCGCCGGCCGACGAGCCCGACGCCGACTACGAGACCTACCGCCACCACCTCTGA
- a CDS encoding LLM class F420-dependent oxidoreductase, protein MKLGLQLGYWGAQPPEGVGELVAAAEEAGFDALFTAEAWGSDAFSPLAWWGRETSRMRLGTSIVQMSGRSPASIAMHVLTLDHLSGGRVVLGMGVSGPQVVEGWYGQPFAKPLARTREVVSIVRQVLAREAPVTNDGPHYPLPFHGEGAVGLGKPLKPIVHPLRADVPIWLGAEGPKNVAQTAEIADGWIPIFYTPKSAGMYQPWLDEGFARPGARRTRDDFEIAATCHLQVVADEEEKRAVTDGMKPYVSLYMGGMGAKEQNFHKQVFERMGYAELADRVQQLYLDGHKEEATALIPDELVHDLHIIGTEGEVKEKVAQWEETGVTTLLLSCRSVAEVRQVAALLA, encoded by the coding sequence ATGAAGCTCGGCCTGCAACTGGGGTACTGGGGTGCACAGCCGCCGGAAGGTGTCGGGGAACTGGTCGCGGCCGCCGAGGAGGCCGGCTTCGACGCCCTCTTCACTGCCGAGGCCTGGGGGAGTGACGCCTTCTCGCCGCTGGCCTGGTGGGGGCGCGAGACGTCCCGGATGCGGCTCGGCACCTCGATCGTGCAGATGTCGGGGCGCAGTCCCGCGTCGATCGCGATGCACGTGCTGACGCTGGACCACCTCAGTGGTGGACGGGTCGTCCTGGGCATGGGCGTGAGTGGTCCGCAGGTGGTCGAGGGGTGGTACGGACAGCCCTTCGCCAAGCCGCTGGCCCGCACCCGCGAGGTCGTGTCCATCGTGCGCCAGGTGCTCGCCCGCGAGGCGCCGGTGACCAACGACGGGCCGCACTACCCCCTGCCGTTCCACGGCGAGGGGGCCGTGGGCCTGGGCAAGCCGCTGAAGCCGATCGTGCACCCGTTGCGGGCCGACGTCCCGATCTGGCTCGGTGCGGAGGGACCCAAGAACGTCGCCCAGACCGCCGAGATCGCCGACGGCTGGATCCCGATCTTCTACACGCCCAAGAGTGCGGGCATGTACCAGCCGTGGCTCGACGAGGGCTTCGCCCGGCCGGGTGCCCGGCGTACGCGCGACGACTTCGAGATCGCCGCCACCTGCCACCTGCAGGTGGTCGCCGACGAGGAGGAGAAGCGTGCCGTCACCGACGGCATGAAGCCCTACGTCTCGCTCTACATGGGCGGCATGGGCGCCAAGGAGCAGAACTTCCACAAGCAGGTCTTCGAACGCATGGGGTACGCCGAGCTGGCCGACCGGGTGCAGCAGCTCTACCTCGACGGCCACAAGGAGGAGGCCACCGCGCTGATCCCCGACGAGCTCGTGCACGACCTCCACATCATCGGCACCGAGGGCGAGGTCAAGGAGAAGGTCGCGCAGTGGGAGGAGACCGGTGTCACGACGCTGCTGCTGAGCTGCCGCAGCGTCGCCGAGGTGCGTCAGGTGGCGGCGCTGCTCGCCTGA
- the fadD8 gene encoding fatty-acid--CoA ligase FadD8, giving the protein MDQTLRLGTHNGHLMVAALKRHRERPIIHLGDVTLTGGEVAARISQYVQAFESLGAGTDAAAALLAPNRPEVLFILGAGQTQGFQRTSLHPLGSADDHAYVINDAGITTLVVDPVFTERAVELREKCPDLKQVLTIGPVPEALADAGTDLIEVAAGFEPQPLAARLLPPDHVVSITYTGGTTGQPKGVIGTAQAMNTMTQVQLAEWEWPESPRFLMCTPLSHAGAAFFVPVVIKGGTLFVTAKFDPAEVLATIERERITSLMVVPTMLYALMDHPDSRTRDLSSLETVYYGASAINPVRLKEAIERFGPIFAQYYGQSEAPMVITYFPKGDHVDADGRPMESRLTSCGRPAAFVRTALLGEDGEPVAPGEPGEICVAGPLLAGGYWKKPEETADTFRADWMHTGDVAREDEDGFWYIVDRTKDMIVTGGFNVFPREVEDVVAEHPAVAQVGVIGTPHEKFGEAVTAIVVAREGHDLTDEVVAEIQQMVKDRKGAVQAPKQVIAADSLPLTALGKPDKKALRARYWDGERSVG; this is encoded by the coding sequence ATGGACCAGACCCTGCGCCTCGGCACGCACAACGGACACCTCATGGTCGCCGCCCTGAAGCGGCACCGCGAACGGCCGATCATCCACCTCGGCGACGTGACCCTCACCGGTGGCGAGGTCGCCGCGCGGATCAGTCAGTACGTCCAGGCGTTCGAGTCCCTCGGCGCCGGCACGGACGCCGCCGCTGCGCTGCTCGCGCCCAACCGCCCCGAGGTCCTCTTCATCCTCGGCGCCGGGCAGACGCAGGGATTCCAGCGGACCTCGCTGCACCCGCTGGGGTCGGCCGACGATCACGCCTACGTGATCAACGACGCCGGCATCACCACCCTGGTGGTGGACCCGGTGTTCACCGAGCGGGCGGTCGAGCTGCGGGAGAAGTGCCCCGACCTGAAGCAGGTGCTGACGATCGGGCCGGTCCCCGAGGCGCTGGCCGACGCGGGCACCGACCTGATCGAGGTCGCCGCCGGGTTCGAGCCGCAGCCGCTCGCGGCCCGACTGCTGCCGCCGGACCACGTCGTCTCGATCACCTACACCGGCGGGACCACCGGCCAGCCCAAGGGCGTGATCGGCACGGCGCAGGCCATGAACACCATGACCCAGGTGCAGTTGGCCGAGTGGGAGTGGCCCGAGTCGCCGCGGTTCCTGATGTGCACGCCGCTGTCCCACGCGGGCGCCGCCTTCTTCGTGCCCGTGGTCATCAAGGGCGGCACGCTGTTCGTCACCGCGAAGTTCGATCCCGCCGAGGTGCTGGCCACCATCGAGCGCGAGCGCATCACCTCGCTCATGGTGGTGCCGACGATGCTCTACGCCCTGATGGACCACCCCGACAGCCGCACGCGCGACCTGTCCTCGCTCGAGACCGTCTACTACGGCGCCTCGGCGATCAACCCGGTGCGACTGAAGGAGGCGATCGAGCGGTTCGGCCCGATCTTCGCCCAGTACTACGGCCAGTCCGAGGCGCCGATGGTCATCACCTACTTCCCCAAGGGGGACCACGTGGACGCCGACGGCCGCCCGATGGAGTCGCGGCTGACCTCGTGCGGCCGGCCGGCGGCGTTCGTCCGGACCGCCCTGCTGGGCGAGGACGGTGAGCCGGTGGCGCCGGGGGAGCCCGGCGAGATCTGTGTCGCCGGGCCGCTGCTCGCCGGTGGCTACTGGAAGAAGCCCGAGGAGACCGCGGACACGTTCCGTGCGGACTGGATGCACACCGGCGACGTCGCGCGGGAGGACGAGGACGGCTTCTGGTACATCGTCGACCGGACCAAGGACATGATCGTCACCGGCGGCTTCAACGTCTTCCCCCGCGAGGTCGAGGACGTCGTCGCAGAGCATCCGGCAGTCGCCCAGGTCGGCGTGATCGGTACGCCGCACGAGAAGTTCGGTGAGGCGGTCACGGCGATCGTCGTCGCGCGGGAGGGGCACGACCTCACCGACGAGGTCGTGGCCGAGATCCAGCAGATGGTCAAGGACCGCAAGGGTGCCGTCCAGGCGCCCAAGCAGGTGATCGCTGCCGACAGCCTGCCGCTCACCGCCCTGGGCAAGCCGGACAAGAAGGCGTTGCGCGCGCGGTACTGGGACGGTGAGCGCTCGGTCGGCTGA
- a CDS encoding cytochrome b, producing the protein MRWRNGEHGYGAVTKALHWGTVALLVAQFAVGYAMDADDGGRGRGRGRGRGEESGRGRGRGGDEASYDLLDAPFGLVELHLALAGAILVVALARVVWRRATPLPPWSPRLGERDRRLLGAVERALLVLLFVIPATGVALVLGGDDLLWLHVGAHVAFFLALAVHVGLVVRRRVTGRMLPGAPLSGR; encoded by the coding sequence ATGCGGTGGCGCAACGGTGAGCACGGCTACGGCGCGGTGACCAAGGCGCTCCACTGGGGCACCGTGGCACTCCTCGTGGCCCAGTTCGCGGTCGGCTACGCGATGGATGCCGACGACGGCGGTCGGGGGCGCGGCCGGGGCCGCGGGCGCGGGGAGGAGTCCGGCCGTGGTCGGGGACGGGGTGGCGACGAGGCGTCGTACGACCTCCTCGACGCGCCGTTCGGGCTGGTCGAGCTCCATCTCGCGCTCGCGGGCGCCATCCTCGTCGTCGCGCTGGCACGGGTGGTCTGGCGCCGCGCCACCCCGCTGCCGCCGTGGTCACCTCGGCTGGGGGAGCGGGACCGGCGCCTGCTCGGTGCGGTCGAGCGAGCGCTGCTCGTCCTGTTGTTCGTCATCCCGGCGACCGGCGTCGCACTCGTGCTGGGTGGGGACGACCTGCTGTGGCTGCACGTCGGCGCGCACGTGGCCTTCTTCCTCGCCCTCGCGGTCCACGTCGGCCTCGTCGTACGCCGCCGCGTGACCGGACGAATGCTGCCCGGCGCCCCGCTCAGCGGCCGGTGA
- a CDS encoding crotonase/enoyl-CoA hydratase family protein yields the protein MTTPDQSADTATAPHCLVEQDGHTLIVTMNRPEVKNALSGEMLATMEDAWDRVNTDPEIRVCILTGAGGAFCAGADLKSMSRKAPSESFESGEYDPSVIKGLLKGFRLTKPLIAAVEGPAIAGGTEILQGTDIRVAGESAKFGVSEARWSLYPMGGSAVRLPRQIPYTVAADILLTGRHVKAPEARELGLIGHVVPDGEALAKARDIAATIAANGPLAVQAILRTIRDSEGRHEDDCWADDARVGAAVFASEDAKEGPRAFVEKRQPVFTGR from the coding sequence ATGACGACCCCCGACCAGTCCGCCGACACCGCGACCGCGCCCCACTGCCTGGTGGAGCAGGACGGCCACACGCTGATCGTCACGATGAACCGTCCCGAGGTGAAGAACGCCCTGTCCGGCGAGATGCTGGCCACCATGGAGGACGCCTGGGACCGGGTGAACACGGATCCCGAGATCCGCGTGTGCATCCTCACCGGTGCGGGCGGCGCCTTCTGCGCCGGCGCCGACCTGAAGTCGATGTCGCGCAAGGCGCCCTCGGAGAGCTTCGAGTCCGGCGAGTACGACCCGTCGGTGATCAAGGGGCTGCTGAAGGGGTTCCGGCTCACCAAGCCGCTCATCGCGGCGGTCGAGGGGCCGGCCATCGCCGGCGGCACCGAGATCCTGCAGGGCACCGACATCCGCGTCGCCGGGGAGTCGGCGAAGTTCGGCGTCTCCGAGGCCCGCTGGAGCCTCTACCCGATGGGCGGCTCGGCCGTGCGACTTCCGCGCCAGATCCCCTACACCGTCGCGGCCGACATCCTCCTCACCGGCCGCCACGTGAAGGCTCCCGAGGCCAGGGAACTCGGCCTCATCGGTCACGTCGTGCCCGACGGCGAGGCGCTGGCGAAGGCCCGCGACATCGCGGCCACGATCGCTGCCAACGGCCCGCTCGCCGTCCAGGCGATCCTGCGGACCATCCGCGACTCCGAGGGCAGGCACGAGGACGACTGCTGGGCCGACGACGCCCGCGTCGGCGCGGCCGTCTTCGCCTCCGAGGACGCCAAGGAGGGTCCCCGGGCCTTCGTGGAGAAGCGACAGCCGGTGTTCACCGGCCGCTGA